From Woronichinia naegeliana WA131, the proteins below share one genomic window:
- a CDS encoding DUF3782 domain-containing protein → MATTAEDVWQLLAELTTAQKETDRQLRETNLQLKETSLQQQETDRQLKEQQKESKRREKKTDQQLKELGKQIGGLGAKFGSFTEGLALPSMTTILEQQFGMETISPSVRVSKNGQHIEIDVLAYANGNLNTAYVVEVKSHAREESIAQLKSILQRFRSFFPEHKDKQLYGILAAVDLSNGLREKILQEGLYVARIHDQVFELDIPDNFQPKTY, encoded by the coding sequence ATGGCAACTACAGCAGAAGACGTATGGCAACTGTTAGCTGAATTAACAACGGCTCAAAAAGAGACCGACCGACAACTGAGGGAAACCAACCTACAACTCAAGGAAACCAGCCTACAACAGCAGGAGACTGACCGACAACTCAAGGAACAACAGAAAGAAAGCAAGAGACGGGAAAAGAAGACCGATCAGCAACTCAAAGAATTGGGTAAACAGATTGGGGGACTTGGAGCGAAATTTGGCAGCTTTACCGAAGGTTTAGCCCTGCCTTCCATGACCACCATTCTGGAACAACAATTCGGAATGGAAACTATTAGTCCTAGTGTACGAGTTAGCAAAAATGGACAACATATAGAAATTGATGTCCTTGCCTATGCTAATGGCAATCTGAATACTGCCTATGTTGTCGAGGTTAAAAGTCATGCAAGAGAAGAATCTATTGCTCAATTAAAAAGTATTTTGCAACGTTTTCGTAGCTTTTTTCCTGAACACAAAGATAAACAACTCTATGGCATTTTAGCGGCGGTTGATTTGTCCAATGGATTACGCGAAAAAATTCTACAAGAAGGATTGTATGTAGCCCGTATTCATGACCAAGTTTTTGAACTTGATATTCCCGATAATTTCCAACCTAAAACTTATTAA
- a CDS encoding type IV secretory system conjugative DNA transfer family protein, whose product MIGGLLKVFFQLVQIFLQLTAKIFLVLLDLTRLYPFHFLGGFLLVIIAHFIWAGLTLSHLIFIFCGGVVIAILLKAKTFPFLGKNSDKKRIGSGQATARWSDETDMKSLNLFESEGLLLGKIAKRKGIISFSSKQKIQPDSTLLRFNQDFSSFEGNLLTVAPPGAGKGVGVVIPNLLTYPGSVIVTDPKGENYAVTALARRRMGQGVFCLDPFEICDKKNRAKLNPLDLLDPNEDDLIDDARTLADSLILRPKSEQGNDKYFNDEAVTLLTGLILYVVCELPEESRHLGEVRTLLTSPADELAFILNMMESSPYAHGIIARTASSFKQLPENTSASVLSTVKSNTGFLDSPRVVKSLSKSSFDIRDLKKRGDISIYLVLPTDKLSSYSRLLRLWISTAIRAILSVQGKPKYRVLFLLDEMAQLGRMDSLRDAVSIVRGYGATIWTILQDLSQIKALYPNDEWQPFVSSSKVQQYFGVADLETAKYVSEKLGKKTIEVESINEGQSRNYGQHGGNSTNQGITKTQQVRPLLHSDEIMRMNRNEQIIFIQGQDPILANKIEYFKEAYLQKIANSNPQHKSV is encoded by the coding sequence ATGATTGGAGGTTTATTGAAGGTATTTTTTCAACTCGTCCAAATATTCTTGCAACTCACTGCTAAAATATTTCTAGTTTTACTCGATCTAACTCGTCTTTATCCTTTCCATTTCCTGGGAGGTTTCTTATTAGTTATAATTGCTCACTTTATCTGGGCTGGATTAACGTTGAGTCATCTTATTTTTATTTTTTGTGGTGGTGTTGTAATTGCAATACTTCTTAAAGCAAAAACTTTTCCTTTTTTGGGTAAAAATTCTGATAAAAAAAGAATTGGCTCTGGACAAGCTACAGCACGTTGGTCAGATGAAACCGATATGAAATCCTTAAATTTATTTGAGTCAGAAGGTCTTCTTTTAGGGAAAATTGCTAAAAGGAAAGGAATTATTTCATTTTCATCTAAGCAAAAAATACAGCCAGACTCAACATTACTCAGATTTAATCAAGATTTTAGTAGCTTTGAAGGTAATTTACTAACTGTTGCTCCCCCTGGTGCGGGAAAAGGCGTTGGAGTTGTTATTCCCAATCTCTTAACCTACCCAGGATCAGTTATTGTTACTGATCCTAAAGGAGAAAATTATGCAGTAACAGCCCTCGCACGTCGGCGCATGGGACAAGGAGTATTCTGTTTAGATCCCTTTGAAATTTGTGACAAGAAAAATAGAGCAAAATTAAATCCATTGGATCTTTTAGATCCCAATGAAGATGACTTAATTGATGACGCAAGAACTTTGGCGGATTCTTTAATTTTAAGACCAAAAAGTGAGCAAGGCAATGATAAATACTTTAATGATGAAGCAGTTACTCTTCTGACAGGATTGATTCTGTATGTAGTTTGTGAATTGCCTGAAGAATCGAGACATTTAGGAGAGGTGAGAACACTGCTCACTTCCCCTGCTGATGAATTAGCTTTTATCCTTAATATGATGGAAAGTTCCCCCTATGCTCATGGAATAATCGCCAGAACTGCATCTAGCTTTAAACAATTACCAGAAAACACTTCAGCCAGTGTCCTTTCCACCGTCAAAAGTAACACCGGATTTCTTGATTCTCCTAGAGTAGTTAAGTCTTTATCTAAGAGTAGTTTTGACATTAGAGATCTAAAAAAACGGGGTGATATTTCTATTTATTTAGTCTTGCCTACTGATAAATTATCATCCTATTCTCGCTTGCTTCGCTTATGGATAAGTACAGCCATTCGAGCCATTTTAAGCGTTCAAGGTAAGCCTAAATACCGAGTTTTATTTTTATTAGATGAAATGGCACAGTTAGGTCGTATGGACTCTCTGAGAGATGCCGTTTCAATTGTCAGAGGCTATGGAGCAACTATCTGGACAATTCTTCAAGATCTATCCCAAATAAAAGCTCTTTATCCTAATGATGAATGGCAACCCTTTGTGTCGAGTAGTAAAGTTCAGCAGTATTTTGGTGTGGCTGATTTAGAAACGGCTAAATATGTTTCAGAAAAACTAGGGAAGAAAACTATTGAAGTAGAATCTATTAATGAAGGGCAAAGTCGAAATTATGGACAACATGGAGGTAATAGCACTAATCAAGGAATTACAAAAACGCAACAAGTTAGACCACTTCTTCATTCGGACGAAATCATGAGAATGAATCGTAACGAACAAATAATTTTTATTCAAGGTCAAGACCCAATTTTGGCAAACAAGATAGAATATTTTAAAGAGGCCTATCTTCAGAAAATTGCTAACTCTAATCCTCAACATAAATCCGTCTAA
- a CDS encoding FAD-binding oxidoreductase, whose amino-acid sequence MTSLVNLLSQTAGNPLENLRRVDQRWLQLRCNAVPPPRVIYPLTESLGEVSFDVAIAGGTLGIFLGAALQSQGWRVVLLEQGKLQGRKQEWNISRQELQVFLDLDLLTESELATAIATEYNPARLSFYQGYELWVKDILNIGIDPVYLLATLKQKFLEAGGILLEKTAFQRAEIGDSGVKLQVGEQTFNCRLLIDAMGHFSPIVQQVRQGAKPDGICLVVGSCAQGFDHNQTGDLIATITPILHQCQYFWEAFPARDGRTTYLFTYLDAQCDRFSLEFLMTEYLRLLPTYQNCELTQLQFQRFLFGFFPAYRQSPLQMPWSRLLAIGDSAGGQSPISFGGFGAMVRHLQRLTQGISEALSSDQLEQSNLALLQPYQPNIAVTWLFQKTMSVGLNQKVNPQQINDLMSAVFKVMDQQGDPVLRPFLQDVIQFSALTKTLPLVNPLKVLPILSQIGLYPLLDWLQHYGNLAAYSGLYPLARSLEPLTQSLSTEQKYRYHRWRDAWQYGAGQDYHQETMPDDRL is encoded by the coding sequence ATGACAAGCCTGGTTAACTTGCTTTCTCAAACGGCGGGTAATCCCCTCGAAAATCTGCGTCGCGTTGATCAACGTTGGTTACAATTGCGGTGCAATGCGGTTCCGCCTCCTAGGGTAATTTATCCCCTCACAGAAAGTTTAGGGGAAGTTAGCTTTGATGTGGCGATCGCGGGGGGAACTTTGGGCATTTTTCTAGGGGCAGCCTTGCAAAGCCAGGGATGGCGAGTGGTCTTATTGGAACAGGGTAAGCTCCAGGGAAGAAAGCAGGAATGGAATATTTCTCGTCAAGAATTGCAGGTTTTTCTGGACTTAGATTTGTTGACAGAATCGGAATTGGCAACGGCGATCGCCACAGAATACAATCCGGCCCGTCTCAGTTTTTATCAAGGTTATGAACTTTGGGTCAAGGATATTCTCAATATTGGCATTGATCCGGTTTATCTATTAGCAACTCTGAAACAAAAATTTCTAGAAGCAGGAGGTATTCTCTTAGAAAAAACCGCTTTTCAAAGAGCCGAAATTGGCGATTCAGGTGTCAAATTACAGGTCGGAGAACAAACCTTCAATTGCCGTTTACTGATCGATGCAATGGGTCATTTTTCGCCCATTGTGCAACAGGTTAGACAGGGCGCGAAACCGGATGGTATTTGTCTGGTGGTGGGTAGCTGTGCCCAGGGTTTTGATCATAATCAAACGGGAGACTTGATCGCTACTATCACTCCAATTTTGCATCAATGCCAATATTTTTGGGAAGCGTTTCCAGCTCGTGATGGCCGCACCACTTATCTTTTTACCTATCTGGATGCCCAATGCGATCGCTTTAGTTTAGAGTTCCTGATGACGGAATATCTGCGGCTTTTACCGACTTACCAAAACTGTGAACTGACACAACTACAATTTCAGCGTTTTCTCTTTGGCTTTTTCCCTGCCTATCGTCAAAGTCCTCTGCAAATGCCCTGGTCAAGACTGTTAGCGATCGGCGACAGTGCGGGCGGTCAATCTCCCATTAGCTTTGGCGGTTTTGGAGCGATGGTGCGGCATTTACAACGTTTAACTCAAGGGATTAGTGAAGCCTTAAGCAGCGATCAATTAGAGCAATCTAATCTAGCTTTACTGCAACCCTATCAACCCAATATTGCTGTGACCTGGCTTTTTCAAAAAACCATGAGTGTGGGACTGAACCAAAAGGTTAACCCTCAACAAATTAATGACTTAATGAGTGCGGTTTTTAAGGTCATGGATCAGCAAGGCGACCCAGTATTAAGACCCTTTTTACAAGATGTGATCCAGTTTTCCGCTTTAACGAAAACCTTGCCTTTGGTTAATCCCCTTAAGGTTTTGCCAATTCTATCCCAGATCGGACTTTATCCTCTTCTCGATTGGCTTCAGCACTATGGCAATCTGGCCGCCTACAGTGGTCTTTATCCCCTAGCGCGATCCCTGGAACCGTTAACCCAATCTCTCTCTACTGAGCAGAAATATCGTTATCATCGTTGGCGAGACGCTTGGCAATATGGAGCCGGTCAAGATTACCATCAAGAAACGATGCCTGATGATCGCCTTTAA
- the leuB gene encoding 3-isopropylmalate dehydrogenase — protein MTQQYRITLLPGDGIGPEIMAVAVDVLRAIASQFDLAFTFENALIGGAAIDATGQPLPEETLKVARDSDAVLLAAIGGYKWDNLPRQQRPETGLLAIREGLGLFANLRPATIFPQLIDASSLKREVVEGVDIMVVRELTGGIYFGQPKGIFETETGEKRGVNTMAYRQSEIDRIAKVAFEIARKRRYQLCSVDKANVLDVSQLWRDRVTLMASQYSDVELSHLYVDNAAMQLVRAPKQFDTIVTSNLFGDILSDEAAMLTGSIGMLPSASLGETGPGLFEPVHGSAPDIAGQDKANPLAQVLSVAMMLRYGLNQPAAATKVEQAVNAVLEKGYRTGDILSAGTQLVGCREMGEALLQNLES, from the coding sequence ATGACTCAGCAATACCGTATCACTCTCCTGCCTGGCGATGGCATTGGCCCTGAAATTATGGCCGTTGCTGTCGATGTTCTTAGGGCGATCGCCTCCCAATTTGATCTAGCCTTTACCTTTGAGAATGCCTTAATTGGAGGAGCCGCGATTGATGCCACCGGTCAACCCTTACCGGAAGAAACCCTGAAGGTGGCGCGGGATAGTGATGCAGTGCTACTGGCGGCGATCGGGGGTTATAAGTGGGATAATTTACCTCGTCAACAACGACCAGAAACAGGATTATTGGCGATTCGAGAAGGTTTAGGACTATTTGCCAATCTGCGACCCGCAACCATTTTTCCCCAATTAATTGATGCGTCTAGTCTCAAACGCGAAGTGGTAGAAGGAGTAGATATTATGGTAGTACGAGAGTTGACAGGGGGAATTTATTTTGGCCAACCCAAGGGTATTTTTGAAACCGAAACGGGGGAAAAGCGAGGGGTCAATACCATGGCCTATCGACAGTCGGAAATTGATCGTATTGCCAAGGTGGCCTTTGAAATTGCTCGCAAACGTCGTTATCAACTCTGTTCCGTTGATAAGGCCAATGTTTTAGATGTGTCCCAACTGTGGCGCGATCGCGTTACCCTGATGGCCAGTCAATACAGCGATGTGGAATTGTCCCATTTGTATGTGGACAATGCTGCTATGCAGTTAGTTCGCGCTCCCAAACAGTTTGATACCATTGTGACGAGTAATCTCTTTGGCGATATTCTTTCCGATGAGGCGGCTATGTTAACCGGCAGTATTGGGATGTTACCCTCTGCCAGTTTGGGAGAAACGGGGCCCGGTTTATTTGAACCCGTTCATGGTTCGGCTCCTGATATTGCGGGTCAAGATAAGGCCAATCCCCTCGCCCAGGTGTTAAGTGTGGCCATGATGTTACGCTATGGGCTGAATCAACCGGCAGCCGCTACCAAAGTTGAGCAAGCCGTCAATGCGGTGTTAGAAAAGGGTTATCGCACTGGAGACATTCTTTCGGCAGGAACCCAACTGGTCGGTTGTCGGGAGATGGGAGAGGCTCTTTTGCAAAATCTTGAATCCTAA